The stretch of DNA TCCTCAGTTTTTTTAATGCCCTTTGTTCTATCTGTCTAACCCTTTCCCTTGATATACCCAATATCTCACCAACCTCAGTTAATGTTTTTGGCTCTTCCCCGTTAAGACCAAATCTGTGCTCAATAATCGCTTTTTCCCTTTCATCAAGTATGTTCAGAAGTTTATTAAGCTCTTTATGGAGGGATTCTTCAACAATATCTTTCTCCACATCTTCAGTTCCTTTTTTTGACAGCACATCAAGTAGTGTAAGATCCTCTCCTTCTTCCCCGATAGGTCTGTCAAGGGAGTAAGGCATTCTTACTATCTGAAGAGCGTTTCTTACCTTTTTAGGTGAAGCTCCAACCTCTTTTGCAATCTCTTCTATAGAAGGTTCTCTTTTCAGTTTTTCTTTCAGTTTTTCGTAAGTTTCTTTTACTTTGCTGATAAAAAGGGATTCCTTAA from Persephonella sp. encodes:
- a CDS encoding RNA polymerase sigma factor RpoD/SigA, producing MADPDKEQTTLNLYIQKMAEHPLLSPEEEKELARRAKKGDKEALRKLVEGNLRFVVNVAKNFMGWGVPLTDLIAAGNLGLLEAAKRFDPDRDVKFISYAVWWIRQAIMQTIFQQTGAVRIPVKESLFISKVKETYEKLKEKLKREPSIEEIAKEVGASPKKVRNALQIVRMPYSLDRPIGEEGEDLTLLDVLSKKGTEDVEKDIVEESLHKELNKLLNILDEREKAIIEHRFGLNGEEPKTLTEVGEILGISRERVRQIEQRALKKLRTVAIKKHLKDFLS